One region of Primulina tabacum isolate GXHZ01 chromosome 1, ASM2559414v2, whole genome shotgun sequence genomic DNA includes:
- the LOC142548845 gene encoding aberrant root formation protein 4-like: MFTIFYVALDSPTELFMIPGYFIPLLGGLTKVLVLIQMQIYEQVYAAAFVVLNVLKSLASRLDYEDIDCAELFYSAIGLANSIRALVIKADDKDGHKLRALLALYILQFMALVSSIGMRSAISSCIPLVIKLSDELQQCKLSYIGLITGSEVDAISKLVMEDNGNNSISCFSGVKLGASVAVIWGYMNSEVAIAAKADLTAVTLELQGNRASRWEALAMLKNVFSCPNLPNALKRHAIGFVLCVMDGSASHSRDSHLDYTAYMPSLYTSLQAIELVIMYGPDPMTQMNALSTLKKVLLDIPASQRFDILRNLVKSSDCSSMVALLLDCVREEMHMEKNDRNTCMYFWSPSVIELVEVVLRPPKGGAPALPEDNAAVLSALNFYRYLLITESTGKSNYTGILSKDHLHKAFNEWLLPLRPLVSAVAAENRNGCDRHLLYDSICALNLVELVLYRCIELVEEELKHVKFSMLKTIEMHDD, encoded by the exons TTCTTGTTTTGATCCAGATGCAGATCTACGAGCAAGTATATGCAGCAGCTTTTGTGGTGCTTAATGTGTTAAAATCTTTGGCTTCTAGGTTAGATTATGAAGATATTGATTGTGCAGAATTATTTTACTCAGCAATTGGCCTTGCCAACTCCATTCGTGCGCTTGTAATAAAAGCG GACGACAAGGACGGCCATAAACTCCGTGCTTTATTAGCCCTTTACATCTTACAGTTCATG GCTCTTGTTTCTTCTATTGGAATGAGAAGTGCAATATCAAGCTGTATTCCGTTGGTGATAAAATTATCAGACGAACTTCAACAATGTAAATTGTCTTATATTGGTTTAATAACAGGGTCTGAGGTCGATGCAATCTCTAAACTTGTTATGGAAG ATAATGGGAATAATAGTATCAGTTGCTTTTCTGGAGTCAAACTTGGAGCATCAGTTGCAG TGATTTGGGGATACATGAATTCTGAGGTTGCTATTGCAGCCAAAGCTGATTTGACTGCTGTAACATTGGAACTTCAAGGTAACAGGGCTAGTAGATGGGAAGCGTTGGCCATGTTAAAGAATGTATTCTCATGTCCAAATCTACCCAACGCATTGAAAAGGCACGCGATCGGATTTGTACTGTGTGTTATGGATGGCAGTGCATCACACTCACGTGATAGTCATCTGGACTATACTGCATATATGCCAAGTCTCTATACCAGTTTGCAG GCTATTGAATTGGTCATTATGTACGGACCAGATCCTATGACACAGATGAATGCATTGTCCACATTGAAAAAG GTTCTTTTGGACATTCCAGCTTCTCAAAGATTTGATATCTTGAGGAATTTGGTCAAGTCTTCCGACTGTTCTTCAATG GTCGCATTACTTCTGGACTGTGTAAGAGAGGAAATGCACATGGAAAAAAATGATAGAAATACATGTATGTATTTTTGGAGTCCATCTGTGATTGAATTGGTGGAGGTGGTTCTCCGGCCTCCAAAGGGTGGAGCTCCAGCCCTTCCTGAGGACAATGCTGCA GTTTTATCGGCCCTTAACTTTTACAGATACCTATTGATTACAGAATCAACAG GGAAATCTAATTACACTGGGATATTGTCAAAAGATCATTTGCACAAGGCCTTCAATGAATGGCttctccctctgaggcctttaGTGTCTGCAGTGGCTGCAGAAAACCGAAATGGTTGTGATCGTCATCTATTGTATGATTCAATTTGTGCTCTCAACCTTGTAGAGTTGGTTTTATATCGCTGCATTGAACTTGTAGAAGAGGAGCTTAAACACGTGAAGTTCAGCATGCTTAAAACGATAGAAATGCATGATGATTAG